From a single Anabas testudineus chromosome 5, fAnaTes1.2, whole genome shotgun sequence genomic region:
- the LOC113154973 gene encoding calponin homology domain-containing protein DDB_G0272472-like, with protein sequence MEKRYNSKTGVPRRAQRGNTTQYFRPHPYMPAAAVPPSLDVHDLRQTINFAHGHHLNQSSQYVALMQHIDNLAKTNQGLVHENRCLQGKLGRKLHMAKKDIKELEWALQNEKDEKASRQETGQDKKWEETIREKDKELCFLRECLSAQKLEKEAITDFYKNECDKLKAAFENELKNMKSACDAAQTAALQQMQADCQRAVNELQGQLTEKDNVISSLQSEMKARADECLSISSQLSLKELELMESRNWCNALEEKFKKELEEKEEHSKRRQKEMEELWAARELALMKKARKAEEDLERVVSRNFHLQELRCKKKKRLQRQHRGLCDKKKQRSGSVDEPGTARLAPGSFLKEEKEAKDEQQSFMGEEQKVKRVDEEVSVCKTPPACSTSDSSSTSDQTGSKKKRREERRGFWGWVNKRNRHSRGEERAASVDQAKNN encoded by the exons ATGGAGAAAAGATATAACTCTAAAACTGGG GTGCCTCGTAGAGCACAGAGGGGCAACACTACCCAGTATTTCCGCCCTCATCCTTATatgccagctgcagcagtgcctCCAAGCTTGGATGTGCACGACCTCAGACAGACCATCAACTTTGCTCATGGACACCATCTGAATCAGTCCAGTCAATACGTAGCACTCATGCAGCACATTGACAACTTGGCAAAAACCAATCAAGGCCTTGTGCATGAGAATCGCTGCCTGCAGGGCAAACTGGGGAGAAAGCTGCACATGGCAAAAAAAGACATCAAGGAGCTGGAATGGGCTCTACAGAACGAAAAGGACGAGAAAGCATCCAGGCAGGAGACAGGCCAGGATAAGAAGTGGGAGGAAACtatcagagagaaagacaaggaaCTCTGTTTTCTTCGAGAGTGCCTCAGTGCACAGAAGCTGGAGAAAGAAGCAATCACAGATTTCTATAAGAATGAATGTGATAAGTTGAAGGCTGCCTTTGAGAACGAACTGAAAAACATGAAGTCAGCATGCGACGCAGCGCAAACAGCAGCCCTGCAGCAAATGCAAGCTGACTGTCAGAGGGCAGTGAATGAGCTGCAAGGACAGCTCACAGAGAAGGATAACGTGATCAGCAGCCTCCAAAGTGAAATGAAAGCTCGAGCAGACGAGTGTTTGAGCATTTCATCCCAGCTCAGCCTCAAAGAGCTGGAACTAATGGAGAGCAGGAACTGGTGCAACGCTCTGGAGGAGAAGTTCAAGAAGGAACTTGAAGAGAAGGAGGAGCACTCCAAGAGAAGACAGAAGGAAATGGAGGAGCTGTGGGCTGCTAGAGAACTTGCCCTGATGAAGAAGGCAAGGAAGGCGGAGGAGGATCTGGAGCGTGTGGTTTCTAGAAACTTCCATCTTCAG GAGCTGAGgtgcaaaaaaaagaagaggctGCAGCGGCAGCATAGAGGCTTGTGCgacaaaaagaagcagagaagtgGCTCTGTGGACGAGCCTGGCACAGCACGTCTGGCTCCTGGAAGTTTCctaaaggaagagaaggaggcGAAAGACGAGCAACAGAGCTTCATGGGCGAAGAGCAAAAAGTCAAGAGGGTGGACGAGGAGGTGTCCGTGTGTAAGACTCCACCAGCTTGCAGCACGTCGGACTCATCCAGCACGTCAGATCAGACtggaagtaaaaagaaaaggagagaggagaggcgaGGCTTCTGGGGCTGGGTGAACaagaggaacagacacagtcgAGGGGAGGAAAGAGCTGCTTCTGTGGATCAAGCTAAAAACAACTGA